The Culex quinquefasciatus strain JHB chromosome 2, VPISU_Cqui_1.0_pri_paternal, whole genome shotgun sequence genome contains the following window.
AACGTGTTTTTATCTGTTAAAAACTATTCACTTCCCATATTCCTACCTGCCACTTCACCCCATTTTATCCTCGCCATTTTCCGGCACCTCCACCACCAACAGCTGGGAAGCAGCCGGGGTGCTCCTCGAGGCAAAGTCCTCCTCGTCGGACTGGATCGATTTGGGCGAATCCAGCTCCAGCGTCGTCCCGCTTACGATCCCCCTGAACAGTGCCACGAAAATTTGCCGATCCATGTTGCGCGCCAAGTAGTACAGGAACAGCCAATCGGAGAACGAGAAGTTTCTCGTGATTGCACATATTCCGTGAAAATCCAGGGTGCCAGGCCACGCGAACGAAAACACGAGTTCGTTGAATTTCGTTGATCTGAAAGGGTTAAGGGTGTGCTTTGTTTAAGGTTTTTGCGTAGAATTAAATGTATTACTTACCTTCCGTGCAAATAAAACGTGATCAATCGCCATAGCAGGGCAAGGATTGATATTGTAATCAGTATTGCGTACCAAAACCAAAGAAACGTGAATATCTTCTCGTTGATCACGTTCAGAGCCATAACGCAGAGGGCATCGTGCTTTTGGATCGTTCCCGAGGGTCCATATTTGTGGAAGTGACACTTGGTGACCTTGGGGAAGACCGTGTCCAAAACGTCCATCGTACCGGTGAAGTCTTCCTCGAGAAAGTCGAATCCCAGGTGGTAGAATCGTCCACCGAGGAAGTAGTTGGTGAAGTAGACTTGCGCCAGCACGTTGACCAGATTTAGGGTCTCGCAAAACACGTGCTTCGAAGCCCACATGTGGTTGATTCTCAGATGTTTGCGAAAAGCGCCTTGAACGATGCCGATTTTCCGGTCCAGTTCCGAGCGTGAATAAAGGGTGTACTTTGAAGGAAAGGTGATATTTTTATCCTCGTTGTAATATCTGGAAATTTCGACCATTCGTAAGCCGTCCACAaggtttttgatttttccaCCTAAAATGAGTGAAAATTGTATTTGAACGCGAATTGCATAGTTTTGGGCTCAACTCTGCCTAGATCACAGGCAAACTGCCTAGGTGTTAAAAAATCTCACCTTCCATGGTTCTCCAGACGTAATGGGGCGCGTAGAACATGATGGCCTGTAGAAAC
Protein-coding sequences here:
- the LOC6045586 gene encoding innexin inx7 translates to MLNTFSVLSPHLKFKNKFVSINNLAFKFHYRVTFTILLVCTLLVTSRQYIGEHIRCITGGSIPEHVINTFCFFTTTFTVVNHFNETALQEQSIPHPGVGHMHPEDTVKHHAYYQWVPFILFLQAIMFYAPHYVWRTMEGGKIKNLVDGLRMVEISRYYNEDKNITFPSKYTLYSRSELDRKIGIVQGAFRKHLRINHMWASKHVFCETLNLVNVLAQVYFTNYFLGGRFYHLGFDFLEEDFTGTMDVLDTVFPKVTKCHFHKYGPSGTIQKHDALCVMALNVINEKIFTFLWFWYAILITISILALLWRLITFYLHGRSTKFNELVFSFAWPGTLDFHGICAITRNFSFSDWLFLYYLARNMDRQIFVALFRGIVSGTTLELDSPKSIQSDEEDFASRSTPAASQLLVVEVPENGEDKMG